Proteins co-encoded in one Synechococcus elongatus PCC 6301 genomic window:
- the lpdA gene encoding dihydrolipoyl dehydrogenase has translation MSSEFDYDVIVIGAGYGGFDAAKHACEKGLKTAIVEARDLGGTCVNRGCVPSKALLAASGRVREITDTDHLQNFGIQVQGVSFDRQAIADHAANLVDTVRTNLGNTLERLGAEILMGRGRLAGSQRVTVTAADGTEKTYSARDVILATGSDPFVPPGIEIDGKTVFTSDDALKLETLPQWIAIIGSGYIGLEFSDVYTALGCEVTMIEALDRLLPTFDPDVAKVAQRSLLDGRDIETRTGVLARKITPGSPVVIELADFETKELVEVLEVDACLVATGRIPSTKNLGLETVAVEVDRRGFIPVDDGMRVLRDSKPVPHLFAVGDATGKLMLAHAAAAQGVVAIENITGHPRSVDYRSIPAATFTHPEISSVGLSEADAKALGGQEGFEVGSVRSYFKANSKALAEADADGFAKVLFRKDTGEVLGAHIFGLHAADLIQEVANAIARRQSVKELAFEVHTHPTLSEVIESAYKQAATAIA, from the coding sequence GTGAGCAGCGAGTTTGACTACGACGTCATTGTCATTGGGGCCGGCTATGGCGGTTTTGATGCGGCCAAACACGCCTGCGAAAAAGGTCTGAAGACGGCGATCGTGGAAGCCCGTGACCTTGGCGGCACCTGCGTGAATCGCGGTTGCGTGCCTTCCAAAGCACTACTGGCAGCCTCAGGTCGCGTGCGGGAAATTACCGATACCGACCACCTGCAGAACTTCGGGATTCAAGTCCAAGGCGTCAGCTTCGATCGCCAAGCGATCGCCGATCACGCCGCCAACTTGGTCGATACCGTCCGCACCAACTTGGGCAATACCCTCGAGCGGCTCGGGGCTGAGATTTTGATGGGGCGCGGTCGTTTGGCCGGTAGCCAGCGCGTCACCGTCACCGCTGCCGATGGGACTGAAAAGACCTACAGCGCTCGCGATGTGATTCTGGCGACGGGTTCCGACCCCTTTGTACCGCCCGGCATTGAAATCGATGGCAAAACCGTCTTTACCAGCGACGACGCCCTCAAGCTGGAAACGCTACCCCAGTGGATCGCCATCATTGGCAGTGGCTACATCGGTCTTGAGTTCTCCGATGTCTACACAGCGTTGGGCTGCGAAGTGACGATGATCGAAGCCCTCGATCGCCTCTTGCCCACCTTTGACCCTGATGTGGCGAAAGTTGCCCAGCGATCGCTGCTGGATGGTCGCGACATCGAAACCCGCACGGGTGTTTTGGCGCGCAAAATTACGCCGGGCTCGCCGGTTGTGATCGAACTGGCCGACTTCGAAACCAAAGAACTGGTGGAAGTGCTGGAAGTCGATGCTTGCCTAGTCGCCACCGGGCGGATTCCCAGCACCAAAAATCTGGGCTTGGAAACCGTTGCTGTCGAAGTCGATCGCCGTGGCTTCATTCCCGTGGACGATGGCATGCGCGTCCTCCGCGATAGCAAACCTGTGCCCCACCTCTTCGCTGTTGGCGATGCCACCGGCAAGCTGATGTTGGCTCACGCTGCAGCAGCTCAGGGTGTGGTCGCGATCGAAAACATCACCGGCCACCCACGCAGCGTCGATTACCGCAGCATTCCGGCGGCCACCTTCACCCACCCCGAAATCAGCTCGGTCGGCCTCAGTGAAGCGGATGCAAAAGCCTTGGGTGGTCAAGAAGGGTTCGAAGTGGGCAGCGTCCGCAGCTACTTCAAAGCCAACTCCAAAGCCTTGGCTGAGGCGGATGCCGATGGGTTTGCCAAGGTGCTGTTCCGCAAAGATACGGGCGAAGTGCTCGGGGCTCATATCTTTGGGCTGCATGCGGCAGATTTGATCCAAGAAGTCGCTAACGCGATCGCCCGTCGCCAGTCGGTCAAAGAGCTCGCCTTTGAGGTTCACACCCACCCGACCCTGAGTGAGGTGATCGAGTCCGCTTACAAACAAGCTGCTACCGCGATCGCCTAA
- a CDS encoding lysophospholipid acyltransferase family protein, with protein MLLSPASDLFEDHRPMLQCQQSRVSGWLAPLAYQMVGRIVLPCRFAEIDIAGIDHIPRSGPVILAPTHRSRWDALMVPHAVGRPTSGRDVRFMVSANEMRGIQGWFIWRLGGFPVDTDRPGIASVRYGVELLLQQQMVVVFPEGGIFQDRQVHPLKLGPARMALQAQHLGHEPVQIVPIGLVYSDLQPRRGSRCSIRIGQPLSTQSYRQHSPKQGAIALTRDLADQLGRLHQQALHHVLPCQEPLMPLPPSQELL; from the coding sequence ATGCTGTTGTCCCCTGCCTCGGATCTGTTTGAGGATCACCGACCCATGCTGCAGTGTCAGCAGTCTCGCGTTTCTGGCTGGCTTGCCCCCTTGGCCTATCAGATGGTCGGGCGGATTGTTTTACCTTGCCGCTTTGCCGAGATCGACATTGCCGGCATCGACCATATTCCCCGCAGTGGGCCAGTGATTCTGGCGCCCACTCATCGATCGCGCTGGGATGCGCTGATGGTTCCCCATGCGGTAGGGCGGCCCACCTCCGGCCGTGACGTGCGCTTCATGGTTTCCGCCAATGAAATGCGAGGCATCCAGGGTTGGTTTATCTGGCGGCTGGGGGGCTTCCCTGTCGATACCGATCGCCCGGGCATCGCCAGTGTGCGCTACGGCGTAGAACTGCTCCTGCAGCAGCAGATGGTGGTTGTGTTTCCAGAGGGTGGCATCTTTCAAGATCGGCAGGTGCATCCCCTCAAGCTTGGGCCAGCCCGGATGGCATTGCAGGCGCAGCACCTAGGTCATGAACCAGTCCAAATTGTGCCGATTGGCTTGGTCTACAGCGATCTGCAGCCTCGGCGCGGTAGCCGCTGCAGTATTCGCATCGGTCAACCCCTGTCCACCCAAAGCTATCGACAGCACTCGCCCAAACAGGGGGCGATCGCTCTGACCCGCGATTTAGCCGATCAATTGGGCCGACTCCATCAGCAGGCGCTGCATCATGTTTTGCCTTGTCAGGAACCCTTGATGCCCTTGCCACCGTCCCAAGAGTTGCTCTAG
- a CDS encoding lysylphosphatidylglycerol synthase transmembrane domain-containing protein — protein sequence MTAAKPRASTIPGQRWILPLLLVTALLNLGLMIWGGWQTIWQQFRQIPIAFYPLSLLLMGLSYSLGFWRWHTYLQVLDHWLPVRSSLRIFLGSLALIASPGRAGESIKALWLRQQFGVSAARSLAGLFCERLCDLLAALLLVALGFSARLGTGFWWACLGLAIALFLILSQPQRLQAWAKRFGGRSRRRKGLERLAHLPFSARRLLQPRFLAGGLLISLLTWAIGGVVLYGCFQVLQAEINLPTAIVIRAAVGLGGVLTLLPGGLGGAEAASISLALLYGADRDQAIAATVLLRLLTLWFPIAIGWVALHRQTRTLKSLALSSLPDTDADQSPKSSH from the coding sequence TTGACTGCTGCTAAACCTCGCGCCTCAACCATCCCGGGCCAGCGCTGGATTTTACCGCTGCTGTTGGTCACCGCATTGCTCAATCTGGGGCTGATGATTTGGGGTGGCTGGCAGACGATTTGGCAACAGTTTCGCCAGATTCCAATCGCCTTCTATCCCCTCAGCCTCCTGCTGATGGGTTTGAGCTATAGTCTGGGCTTTTGGCGCTGGCACACCTATTTGCAAGTGCTTGATCATTGGCTGCCAGTCCGTTCCAGCCTGCGCATTTTCCTCGGCAGCTTAGCCCTGATAGCCTCACCGGGACGAGCCGGAGAATCAATCAAAGCCCTGTGGTTACGGCAACAATTTGGCGTTTCGGCGGCGCGATCGCTGGCGGGGCTGTTCTGTGAACGGCTCTGTGATCTACTGGCCGCTTTGCTGTTAGTCGCCCTGGGATTCTCTGCTCGCTTGGGTACGGGCTTCTGGTGGGCCTGTCTGGGCCTGGCGATCGCTCTATTTCTGATCCTGAGCCAGCCTCAACGCCTACAGGCTTGGGCCAAACGCTTTGGCGGGCGATCGCGACGCCGCAAAGGCTTAGAGCGCTTGGCGCATCTCCCCTTCAGCGCCCGTCGCCTGCTGCAACCGCGATTTTTGGCGGGTGGCTTGCTGATTTCGCTGCTCACTTGGGCGATCGGAGGGGTCGTGCTCTACGGCTGTTTTCAGGTGTTGCAAGCCGAGATCAATCTGCCGACAGCGATCGTAATTCGAGCCGCTGTGGGTTTGGGTGGAGTACTAACGCTGCTCCCCGGCGGCTTGGGGGGGGCAGAAGCTGCCTCGATTTCCTTGGCGTTGCTCTACGGGGCCGATCGCGATCAAGCGATTGCAGCGACGGTGCTGCTTCGTCTGCTCACTCTTTGGTTCCCGATCGCGATCGGTTGGGTAGCCTTGCATCGCCAAACACGTACCCTCAAATCTCTCGCGTTGTCTTCTCTCCCTGACACTGATGCTGACCAGTCGCCAAAATCCTCTCACTAA
- the sipA gene encoding regulatory protein SipA encodes MDFAIGDRVRLAAQPPYLKSADPLPMLRPPDLLAVGEQGTITGLRPGGYWVVLFDRGSFLLDTQFLSKVESGASSSEG; translated from the coding sequence ATGGATTTTGCAATCGGCGATCGCGTCCGCTTGGCCGCTCAGCCACCCTACCTAAAAAGTGCTGACCCGTTGCCGATGCTGCGGCCGCCCGACTTGCTAGCAGTCGGTGAACAGGGAACGATCACGGGCCTCCGTCCCGGTGGCTACTGGGTAGTGCTGTTTGATCGCGGCTCTTTTCTGCTGGATACGCAGTTCCTGTCCAAGGTGGAATCGGGCGCTAGTAGTAGCGAAGGTTAG
- a CDS encoding GNAT family N-acetyltransferase has product MTEPLKFQWCDRLGDLPREDWNAIAQPLATPFLEWDWLHDLEASGSVIAKAGWQPCHLVVWRGDRLVAAAPLYLKGHSYGEFVFDQQWADLAGRLGLRYYPKLLGMTPLTPAVGYRFLIAPAEDEATLTGLMLREIDRFCDNNQILSCNFLYVDPDWQPLVEAAGYSAWQHHNSVWQNRGFRTFDDYLGMFNANQRRNIKREVKSMERAGLTLTCLSGDQIPRDYFPLMYRFYSDHCDKFGWWGSKYLTRDFFDRAMHHSRHRPLFVAATPEGSDRPIAMSFCVHKGDRLYGRYWGCDHEIDNLHFNVCYYKPIEWAIANGIQSFDPGAGGSHKKRRGFPATPNWSLHRWYQPRFGQILGTWLRQVNELESQEIEAINAELPFSRPEVPLN; this is encoded by the coding sequence GTGACTGAGCCGCTCAAATTCCAATGGTGCGATCGTCTCGGGGATCTACCCCGTGAGGATTGGAATGCGATCGCCCAGCCCTTGGCCACACCGTTTTTGGAATGGGACTGGTTGCACGATTTAGAAGCCTCAGGCAGTGTCATCGCCAAAGCCGGTTGGCAGCCCTGTCATCTGGTCGTTTGGCGCGGCGATCGCTTAGTGGCTGCTGCACCGCTTTACCTCAAAGGCCATAGCTACGGTGAATTTGTCTTTGATCAGCAATGGGCGGATCTCGCCGGTCGGTTAGGACTGCGCTATTACCCCAAACTGCTGGGCATGACGCCGCTGACACCCGCAGTCGGTTATCGCTTTCTGATTGCACCAGCGGAAGATGAAGCGACCCTGACGGGACTGATGCTGCGGGAGATCGATCGCTTTTGCGACAACAACCAGATCCTCAGCTGCAATTTTCTCTACGTCGATCCCGACTGGCAGCCACTGGTGGAGGCCGCAGGCTACAGCGCTTGGCAGCATCACAATTCGGTCTGGCAGAACCGCGGCTTTCGGACGTTTGATGATTATCTCGGCATGTTCAACGCCAATCAACGGCGCAACATTAAACGCGAGGTCAAGTCGATGGAACGGGCCGGACTGACCCTCACCTGTCTGAGTGGCGACCAAATTCCCCGCGATTACTTTCCGCTGATGTATCGCTTCTACAGCGACCACTGCGATAAGTTCGGCTGGTGGGGTAGCAAGTATCTGACGCGAGATTTCTTCGATCGCGCCATGCACCATTCACGGCATCGCCCGCTGTTTGTGGCGGCAACTCCTGAAGGTAGCGATCGCCCGATCGCCATGTCCTTCTGTGTGCACAAAGGTGATCGCCTCTACGGTCGTTACTGGGGCTGCGATCACGAAATTGACAACCTTCACTTCAACGTTTGTTATTACAAACCGATTGAATGGGCGATCGCCAACGGGATCCAAAGCTTTGATCCGGGGGCAGGCGGGAGTCATAAAAAACGGCGTGGCTTTCCGGCAACACCGAACTGGAGCTTACACCGCTGGTATCAACCCCGCTTTGGCCAAATTCTGGGCACTTGGCTACGGCAGGTCAATGAACTGGAAAGCCAAGAAATTGAAGCCATTAATGCGGAACTTCCCTTTAGCCGTCCTGAAGTTCCGCTGAATTAG
- a CDS encoding TrmH family RNA methyltransferase — translation MLTSRQNPLTKQIRQLHQAKGRRQMGAFLLEGTHLLQEAIATNWPLLQVCATPAWQNQHPQLWQQAIQAAPEQTVSDDLLAYLCTTVNPDGVVAIAARQPQRQPPTSASLLIAVETLQDPGNLGTIIRTAAAAGADGLWLTADGVDPDHPKVLRASAGQWFRLPIAIATDLGQTLRSWQQQGYQIVSTLPRATTTLWQADLTRPTVLLLGNEGAGLSPDLAAIADSAVTIPQAAGVESLNVAIAAALLLYEARRQRQS, via the coding sequence ATGCTGACCAGTCGCCAAAATCCTCTCACTAAACAAATTCGCCAACTGCATCAGGCCAAAGGTCGCCGGCAAATGGGGGCTTTTCTGCTGGAGGGAACGCACCTCTTGCAGGAGGCGATCGCAACGAACTGGCCGCTATTGCAGGTCTGCGCGACCCCAGCCTGGCAGAATCAACACCCGCAACTCTGGCAGCAGGCGATCCAAGCGGCACCGGAACAAACGGTGAGTGACGATTTACTGGCCTATCTCTGCACTACGGTCAATCCGGATGGAGTAGTGGCGATCGCAGCACGGCAGCCCCAGCGTCAACCGCCCACTTCAGCCTCCTTGCTGATTGCCGTCGAAACCCTGCAGGATCCTGGGAATCTCGGTACGATCATTCGTACTGCGGCGGCGGCGGGGGCTGATGGTCTCTGGCTGACAGCAGACGGCGTTGACCCCGATCATCCCAAGGTGTTGCGTGCCTCGGCGGGGCAATGGTTCCGACTCCCGATCGCGATCGCCACAGACCTGGGGCAAACCCTACGGAGCTGGCAGCAACAGGGTTATCAGATTGTCTCGACGCTGCCGCGAGCGACGACAACCCTTTGGCAAGCAGACCTCACTCGCCCGACCGTTCTGTTGCTTGGCAATGAAGGGGCAGGGCTGAGTCCAGACCTCGCAGCGATTGCGGATTCCGCCGTCACAATTCCCCAAGCGGCGGGGGTGGAATCTCTGAATGTGGCGATCGCGGCAGCCCTCTTGCTTTACGAAGCCCGCCGTCAGCGACAGAGCTAG
- a CDS encoding pyridoxine 5'-phosphate synthase, whose product MPTLGVNIDHVATVRQARRTVEPDPIAAAVLAELAGAEGITAHLREDRRHIQDRDVRLLRQTVRTRLNLEMAATDEMVAIALDIRPDYVTLVPERREEVTTEGGLNVVGQRDRLALVVDQLQSAGIPVSLFIDAEPDQIAASAAIQAQWIELHTGRYAEAETEAAQAQELAALRQGCEQAIAAGLRVNAGHGLTYWNVYPVAQLPGMEELNIGHTIISRAVLVGLERAVREMKLAMQGKL is encoded by the coding sequence TTGCCCACCCTAGGCGTCAATATTGACCATGTTGCCACCGTGCGCCAAGCTCGCCGGACGGTTGAGCCAGACCCGATCGCGGCTGCTGTGCTGGCGGAGCTGGCAGGTGCAGAAGGCATTACGGCGCATCTGCGGGAAGACCGTCGACATATTCAAGATCGTGATGTGCGCTTACTTCGGCAGACGGTACGCACCCGCCTCAATTTAGAAATGGCGGCCACGGATGAGATGGTGGCGATCGCCTTAGACATTCGCCCGGACTACGTCACCCTGGTGCCCGAACGGCGGGAGGAAGTGACAACGGAAGGCGGTCTGAACGTGGTGGGGCAGCGCGATCGCCTAGCTCTGGTTGTCGATCAGCTTCAAAGCGCTGGGATTCCCGTCAGCTTGTTCATCGATGCGGAACCGGATCAGATTGCAGCGTCGGCTGCGATTCAAGCTCAGTGGATCGAGTTGCATACGGGTCGCTATGCCGAGGCCGAGACGGAAGCCGCCCAAGCTCAGGAACTCGCAGCACTCCGCCAAGGCTGTGAGCAAGCGATCGCAGCCGGTCTACGCGTCAATGCGGGCCATGGATTGACCTACTGGAACGTCTATCCGGTGGCACAGTTGCCGGGGATGGAAGAACTCAATATTGGTCACACGATCATCAGTCGAGCCGTATTGGTTGGGCTAGAGCGGGCGGTGCGCGAAATGAAGCTCGCAATGCAGGGTAAACTCTAG
- the gmk gene encoding guanylate kinase, which produces MSIGRVVVLTGPSGVGKGTLLKAILSQHPEAFLSISATTRSPRPGEVDGQHYYFLSREEFQTKIAEQEFLEWAEFAGNLYGTPRSPVIEQVNLGRTVILEIELEGARQVRKTLPSARQVVLLPPSVEELEQRIRERATEDEAAIARRLLQAQTEIGAAKEFDRCVINDQLDTAITALEAAIFS; this is translated from the coding sequence ATGAGTATTGGTCGTGTGGTGGTGTTAACGGGACCTAGTGGTGTGGGCAAAGGCACGCTCTTGAAAGCGATCTTGTCTCAGCATCCCGAGGCCTTTCTTTCCATCTCCGCCACCACGCGATCGCCCCGTCCGGGCGAAGTCGACGGTCAGCATTACTACTTCCTCAGTCGCGAGGAATTTCAGACCAAAATTGCTGAACAAGAATTTTTAGAGTGGGCTGAATTTGCTGGCAACCTCTACGGCACACCGCGATCGCCGGTGATTGAGCAGGTCAACCTGGGGCGCACCGTCATCCTCGAAATTGAGCTAGAAGGGGCTCGCCAAGTCAGGAAAACGCTCCCCTCAGCTCGGCAGGTGGTGTTGCTGCCACCCAGTGTTGAGGAGCTGGAGCAACGGATTCGGGAGCGTGCCACGGAAGATGAAGCCGCGATCGCTCGCCGCCTCTTACAGGCTCAAACGGAAATCGGTGCGGCCAAAGAGTTTGATCGCTGCGTAATCAATGACCAACTAGACACCGCGATCACCGCCCTAGAAGCGGCCATTTTTAGTTAG
- a CDS encoding leucyl aminopeptidase has translation MTFQAIATHPQDWTGDTLALGLTTAAIGETLSSELQKLDQQWNGVLQELISDSEFKAKLAETTTTRIGGSIRKLILVGLGESPTTEDYRRAAAAVAKQARSFKSQTLAIAFPPSDDPAAIASAIVEGISLALYKDQRFKSEPDTASGPSSIELLGLAGQEAAIARAEQVVAGVELARQLVAAPANVVTPVTMADTAQELAAELGLELEILEADECEKRGMGAVLGVAKASDLPPKFIHLTYRPESTPRRKLAIVGKGLTFDSGGYNIKGAGSGIEMMKTDMGGAAATLGAAKAIGLIKPDVEVHFISPVTENMISGRGMHPGDILTASNGKTIEVNNTDAEGRLTLADALVFADGLGVDAIVDLATLTGACIIALGDDIAGLWSPSDDLAEQLLQAGKAAGEKLWRLPLEEPYLDGLKSPVADYKNTGPRAGGSITAALFLKQFVKHPVWAHLDVAGPVWSDKEKHYNPAGATGYGVRTLVNWVLS, from the coding sequence ATGACATTTCAGGCGATCGCCACGCACCCCCAAGACTGGACCGGCGATACCCTAGCCCTCGGGCTGACCACCGCTGCGATCGGTGAGACCCTCTCTTCCGAGCTACAGAAGCTCGATCAGCAGTGGAATGGCGTTTTGCAGGAGTTGATCAGCGATAGCGAGTTCAAAGCCAAGCTGGCTGAAACGACCACAACTCGGATTGGCGGCAGCATCCGCAAACTGATTCTGGTGGGTCTGGGCGAATCACCAACGACGGAGGACTATCGTCGGGCGGCAGCGGCTGTCGCGAAACAGGCTCGCAGCTTCAAGAGCCAAACCTTGGCGATCGCTTTTCCGCCCAGCGACGATCCTGCAGCAATCGCCAGCGCGATCGTGGAAGGGATTTCCCTAGCGCTCTACAAAGATCAACGCTTCAAATCAGAGCCAGATACAGCAAGCGGCCCCAGCAGCATCGAACTCTTGGGACTGGCAGGGCAAGAAGCCGCGATCGCTCGGGCAGAGCAGGTGGTTGCAGGCGTTGAGCTAGCGCGGCAATTAGTAGCGGCTCCTGCCAACGTCGTCACGCCTGTGACCATGGCCGACACTGCTCAGGAATTGGCAGCTGAACTGGGTCTAGAGCTGGAAATTCTCGAGGCTGATGAGTGTGAAAAGCGGGGCATGGGTGCTGTCCTCGGAGTTGCCAAAGCCTCAGATTTACCGCCGAAGTTCATCCACCTCACCTATCGTCCAGAAAGCACCCCACGCCGGAAACTGGCGATCGTCGGCAAAGGCCTGACTTTTGACTCCGGCGGCTACAACATCAAAGGAGCTGGCAGCGGCATCGAAATGATGAAAACCGATATGGGGGGTGCTGCCGCTACCCTCGGTGCTGCTAAGGCGATCGGTTTGATCAAGCCCGATGTTGAGGTGCACTTCATCTCCCCCGTCACTGAGAACATGATCAGCGGTCGGGGCATGCACCCGGGCGATATTCTGACCGCCTCGAATGGCAAGACGATCGAGGTCAACAATACGGACGCGGAAGGTCGTTTGACCTTGGCAGATGCCTTGGTCTTTGCCGATGGTTTGGGAGTGGATGCGATCGTCGACCTCGCTACCCTAACGGGTGCTTGCATCATCGCCTTGGGAGATGACATCGCGGGCCTTTGGAGCCCCAGTGATGACCTCGCTGAACAACTGCTGCAGGCCGGCAAAGCGGCGGGTGAAAAACTCTGGCGCCTGCCCCTTGAAGAGCCCTACCTCGATGGACTCAAATCACCGGTTGCCGACTACAAAAATACGGGGCCGCGGGCGGGGGGCTCGATCACAGCAGCGCTATTCCTCAAACAGTTTGTCAAGCATCCGGTCTGGGCTCACCTCGATGTGGCTGGCCCTGTCTGGAGCGACAAGGAGAAACACTACAACCCCGCTGGGGCGACGGGTTACGGGGTGCGGACGCTAGTGAACTGGGTGCTGTCCTAG
- the trpC gene encoding indole-3-glycerol phosphate synthase TrpC: MEVRRRPPNPAVHVASLTYQVKVPGSSPSNILEEIVWYKEREVNAWREQLPLQQLQNQVRGLTQTPRDFLAALRQAPTRPAVIAEVKKASPSKGVLREDFDPVAIAQAYAANGAACISVLTDEKFFQGGFENLQRVRAAVDVPLLCKDFVIYPYQIYKARLLGADAVLLIAAILSDADLRYFLKIAHSLGLNALVEVHSLPELERVLALDDLRLVGINNRNLKTFVTDLAVTEHLAAQCRDRDLLLVSESGLFTGADLDRVTQAGAQAVLIGESLVKQPDPGLALQQLVGDRPSA, from the coding sequence ATGGAAGTCCGCCGCCGTCCCCCCAATCCAGCTGTGCATGTTGCCAGCCTCACCTATCAGGTCAAGGTGCCGGGGAGCAGCCCCAGCAACATCCTCGAAGAGATTGTTTGGTATAAGGAGCGCGAGGTGAATGCTTGGCGAGAGCAGCTGCCGCTGCAGCAGCTCCAGAACCAAGTCCGCGGCTTGACCCAAACGCCCCGTGACTTTTTGGCAGCACTGCGACAGGCACCGACTCGACCGGCCGTGATTGCCGAAGTCAAAAAAGCATCTCCTAGCAAAGGCGTACTGCGAGAAGATTTCGATCCCGTGGCGATCGCCCAAGCCTATGCGGCTAATGGGGCGGCTTGCATTTCGGTGCTGACCGACGAGAAGTTTTTCCAAGGCGGCTTCGAAAATCTACAGCGGGTGCGAGCAGCAGTCGATGTACCGCTGCTCTGCAAAGACTTTGTGATCTACCCCTATCAGATCTACAAAGCCCGCTTACTGGGGGCCGATGCCGTGCTGTTGATCGCGGCGATTCTTTCGGATGCTGACCTGCGCTACTTCCTGAAGATCGCCCACAGTCTGGGACTCAATGCGCTGGTGGAAGTGCATAGCCTGCCGGAACTTGAGCGTGTCCTTGCCTTGGATGATCTGCGGCTGGTTGGCATTAACAACCGCAACCTCAAGACTTTTGTGACCGATCTGGCGGTGACAGAGCATCTTGCTGCCCAATGCCGCGATCGCGATTTGCTCTTGGTCAGTGAATCGGGTTTGTTCACCGGCGCCGATCTCGATCGCGTTACCCAAGCTGGCGCACAGGCCGTCTTGATCGGTGAATCGCTGGTCAAGCAACCGGATCCAGGCTTGGCACTGCAGCAGTTAGTTGGCGATCGCCCCTCAGCCTAA
- a CDS encoding molybdenum cofactor guanylyltransferase — MNFAALILAGGSSRRMGQDKALLRLNGEPLLIRTSRIAAAVCDSVWICSPEPDRYQSLLSQPVQWLTEPQPTGPQGPLTALAWALPQIDADWILLLACDLPRLAIAPLQAWRQQVELLPEDCRAAIARTEQGWEPLIGFYRPAIAPTIAPWLSQGRRDFQGWLATVAVQELPLSDRDWLVNCNTPTDWQALQLS; from the coding sequence ATGAATTTTGCTGCCTTGATTTTGGCTGGAGGATCCAGCCGTCGGATGGGGCAGGATAAGGCGTTGTTACGGCTCAACGGTGAGCCACTCCTCATCCGTACGAGTCGGATCGCAGCAGCGGTCTGCGACTCGGTCTGGATTTGCAGCCCTGAGCCCGATCGCTATCAGTCACTACTCTCTCAGCCGGTGCAGTGGTTGACGGAACCCCAGCCGACTGGACCGCAGGGGCCACTCACGGCCTTGGCTTGGGCCCTGCCGCAGATCGATGCGGATTGGATCTTGCTCTTAGCGTGCGATCTACCGCGACTAGCGATCGCCCCACTACAGGCTTGGCGACAGCAGGTTGAACTATTGCCTGAGGATTGTCGGGCTGCAATCGCCCGCACGGAACAGGGCTGGGAACCACTGATCGGCTTCTATCGACCTGCGATCGCGCCAACGATTGCACCTTGGTTGTCGCAGGGGCGTCGGGACTTTCAGGGCTGGCTAGCAACGGTTGCGGTGCAGGAGCTGCCGCTGAGCGATCGCGATTGGTTGGTGAACTGCAACACCCCGACTGATTGGCAAGCGCTGCAGTTGTCCTAG
- a CDS encoding DUF4346 domain-containing protein, with product MLLSHPDRQALKALDHQLSNRFIKLDPEGYFVIYLDREAGLICADHYSNAINDKGLATDPETGEVLACKGNLKRVPTATFRGRTAKELGKLITEDTQPCPLSYLDHALYLGREFQRAEACLLSGQDYVQD from the coding sequence ATGCTCCTCTCCCACCCCGATCGCCAGGCCCTAAAAGCACTAGATCATCAACTTTCCAATCGCTTCATCAAGCTGGATCCAGAAGGTTATTTCGTGATTTATCTCGATCGCGAAGCTGGATTGATCTGCGCTGATCACTACAGCAATGCGATCAACGACAAAGGCCTCGCCACCGATCCAGAAACCGGGGAAGTGCTGGCTTGTAAAGGCAATCTCAAGCGGGTACCCACGGCAACATTTCGCGGCCGCACCGCTAAGGAACTCGGCAAGTTGATTACCGAAGACACTCAGCCCTGTCCGCTCAGTTATCTCGACCACGCACTCTATTTAGGGCGTGAGTTCCAGCGAGCAGAAGCCTGTCTGCTCAGCGGTCAAGACTACGTTCAAGACTGA